A genomic window from Salvia splendens isolate huo1 chromosome 11, SspV2, whole genome shotgun sequence includes:
- the LOC121753572 gene encoding uncharacterized protein LOC121753572: MLGKSVASPLLTFDSTAQFCNYPDTAALTTSKPFPNINLTTYTPWGALRGGRYAISFISKNWELHSTAQTEDVILSDEDKKTWESCRQALSAYGFGAEEEDKILGKAFGHIHSPYWGEERKKEVPKFEVVNEILSYLKDLGLTDDDLGKVLKKFPEVLGCNLENELKENVQILDNQWGIKGKTLRNLLLRNPKALGYNIDCKGDCVAQCTRCWARF; encoded by the coding sequence CCCGATACCGCTGCATTGACGACTAGCAAACCATTTCCAAATATAAACCTTACCACTTACACCCCATGGGGTGCCCTCCGAGGGGGACGTTATGCAATCTCTTTCATATCTAAGAACTGGGAGTTGCATTCTACTGCTCAAACTGAAGATGTGATTCTCAGTGACGAAGACAAGAAAACATGGGAATCTTGCAGGCAAGCGCTGTCTGCATATGGTTTTGGTGCAGAGGAGGAAGACAAGATTCTTGGCAAGGCATTTGGTCATATTCATTCTCCTTATTGGGGTGAAGAGCGAAAGAAGGAAGTTCCCAAGTTCGAGGTTGTTAATGAGATACTAAGTTACCTAAAGGATTTAGGCCTCACTGATGACGATCTTGGAAAAGTTCTCAAGAAATTTCCGGAGGTGCTTGGATGCAACCTGGAAAACGAACTCAAAGAAAACGTGCAGATTCTCGATAATCAATGGGGCATCAAAGGTAAGACATTGAGAAACCTCCTCCTTCGTAATCCGAAAGCTCTAGGTTATAATATTGATTGCAAGGGTGATTGTGTGGCACAATGCACACGCTGCTGGGCTCGATTTTAA
- the LOC121753573 gene encoding gibberellin-regulated protein 9-like, with translation MKLLHLFLIFILFFQDFVVEGEEGNLQELTKKHHRPRAINCNYACARRCSKSSRKKVCHRACKSCCTTCHCVPPGTYGNKALCPCYAKLKTHGNKPKCP, from the exons ATGAAGCTCCTACATTtgtttctcatcttcattctcttctTTCAG GATTTTGTGGTGGAGGGTGAAGAGGGAAATCTACAAGAGCTTACGAAGAAACATCATCGGCCCCGTGCAATAA ATTGCAACTATGCATGCGCAAGAAGATGCAGCAAGTCGTCAAGAAAGAAAGTGTGCCATCGTGCTTGCAAGAGCTGCTGCACGACGTGCCATTGTGTCCCTCCAGGGACGTATGGCAACAAAGCCCTCTGCCCCTGCTATGCCAAGCTTAAAACACATGGAAATAAGCCCAAGTGTCCTTGA